The stretch of DNA AGATTGCCAAAGCGCTGTCGCTTAGTGAAGGGACTGCTTACCGGGCCATAAAGGATGCTGAGACAAAGGGCATGGTCAGTGCGATTGAGCGTGTCGGCACGATTCGGATCGAGCAAAAGAAAAAAGAGAATATTGAAAAGCTGACGTTTGCAGAGGTTGTGAATATTGTAGACGGACAAGTGCTTGGCGGGCGAAACGGGTTGTATAAAACATTAAATAAGTTTGTCATCGGAGCAATGCAGCTCGAAGCGATGATGCGCTACACAGGACCCGGCAACCTGCTGATTATTGGTAACCGTGTGAAAGCTCATGAGCTCGCTCTTCAAGCGGGTGCTGCTGTCCTCATTACAGGCGGATTTGAGGCAGGCGATGAAATAAAAAAACTGGCCGATGAGCTGGAGATGCCGGTCATCTCAACAAGCTATGATACATTTACTGTAGCAGCTATGATCAACCGGGCGATCTACGATCAGTTGATCAAAAAAGAAATTGTACTAGTTGGGGATATTTTAACACCAGTGGAAAGCAGTGTATTTCTTCAACTTGGAGATACAGTGGGTGACTGGCTGGATAAAAACAAAGAAACATCACACAGCCGGTTTCCGGTTGTGGATGAGCACTTAAAGGTATTCGGTATTGTAACGGCGAAAGATATTATGGGAAGCGGCCGGGAAGTCGGTGTGGAAAAAGTGATGACGAAACACCCGCTTACCGTCACCTTGAAAACAAGTGTGGCCTCAGCCGCCCATATGATGATCTGGGAAGGAATTGAACTGCTGCCAGTCGTAGACGAACAAAATCGTCTGCAGGGTATTGTCAGCCGCCAGGATGTGCTTAAAGCGATGCAAACCGCGCAGCGTCAGCCACAGGCAGCCGAGACCCTCGATGATACAATTGCCAAGCAGCTGATTCTGCCTGATGATCAAAGCGGAAGCGGCAGTTATCAGTTTGAGGTAACCCCGCAAATGACCAACCAGCTCGGCACGGTTTCTTACGGAGTGTTTACAACGATTGTAACCGAAGCCGCAAATCGCGTTTTGCGTGCACATAAACGTGGTGACCTCGTGGTAGAAAATATCACGATTTACTTTTTAAAACCGATTCAGATGGAGTCCATTCTTACGGTTGTCCCCAAAGTGCTGGAAATTGGCCGTAAGTTCGGGAAAGTAGATGTCGAGGTATATAATGCAGGGGTGCTTGCGGGCAAAGCGATGATGATGTGCCAGTTAATTGATCGATAAAAAAGCAGGCGGCCTGCCTGCTTCCTCGGTTACAGCCCATCCATTTTTTCTGCTTCCTGCCGGGCGAATGGCTGGTAATGCCTGTACAATTTAAAACCGGCCGCCATGCTGGCGAAGCCGTACAAAATAAAAATGGCGGAAATAATATAGGCGGTTGTAGTCTGCTGAATAAGCAGTGTATTTACGCCAAACATGCCGACAAATAACCCCAGTACCATACTGGATTTAGCGGACAGCCATTTTCTTTCCATTGGCCGTCTGCTTCTGACATATTGTACTTTATAAAACAAGTAAAACATAAACGATAAAACAATGATGACGACCAAAAAGAAATTAGGCATTCGATGTATTCCTCCGTTTTTTGGCTTCCGTTTTATTGTAACGGGAACAGCGGCGGATTTCCACCGGAAACAAGCCTGTAGAGAAGGGGAAAAAAGTTGAAACAACAGATTATTGATAAAATTAAAGAATACGATACGATCATTCTTCACCGTCACGTACGTCCGGACCCGGACGCATACGGATCACAAGGAGGACTCGCTGAAATAATCCGCGCAACGTTTCCGGAAAAAAACGTTTACACGGTTGGGGCAGAGGAGCAGACGCTTTATTTTATGCGGCGCCTCGATCAAATTGAAGACAGTGTTTATGAAAATGCGCTCGTCATTGTATGTGATACAGCCAACCAGGCGCGAATTTGTGATCAGCGTTTCAAACTTGGCAAAGAAGTGATTAAAATTGATCATCATCCAAATGAGGATCCATACGGCGATCTTCTTTGGGTAGAGGAAGATGCGGCAGCGTGCAGCCAGATGATTTATGAGCTGTTTAAAACATCTGGCGGACAGCTGAAGATCAATGACGAAGCAGCACGCCTTCTTTATGCAGGTATTGTCAGTGATACAGGGCGTTTTTTATACCCGTCTACGACGATTGAGACTATGCAGTGCGCTGGTGAATTGATGCAGTATGCGTTTGACCGGCAGGAGCTGTTTAACCATTTGTATGAAAAAGACGCACATGTCTTGAAGCTTGAAGGATATATCCTCCAGCATTTTGTGATGGATGAATCGGGTGTAGCGGAAGTGCGGCTGACGAAAGAATTGTTAAAGCAATTCGGCGCTACACAAGCTGAAACCTCTCTGCTTGTCAGCATTTTAAGCGGTGTAAAAGGCATTAAAGCGTGGGTCTTCTTTATTGAAGAAGAAGATCAAATCCGCGTGCGCTTCCGCTCTAAGGGGCCTGTCATTAATGGGCTGGCGATGAAGCACGGAGGCGGCGGCCATGCGCTTGCGGCAGGGGCAAGTGTGTATTCATGGGAAGAAGCAGACCAAGTATTAGTAGATTTAAAAAATCTTGTAGCAGGACAATAAAGGAGAAATTTTTCTCCTTTCTTTTTATATTAAAAAGAGAACGTATATTCAGATTGTGAGAGGAGTGAAAAGAAGTGATCCAGCTGGAAACGGAAACGGCATACAGCTTTCGCGGCGCGACGCTCACGCCAGAGCAAATCGCTCAAAAAACGCAGGAAGCGGGCCAAAAGGCGGTCGCGCTGACAGATTGGAACAACCTGCATGCAGCTATTCCTTTTTATCTTGCCTGCCAAAAGCGCGGCATTAAGCCTATTATGGGATTAAAAGCGGAAGTGGAAGCCCAGCAGGAGAGTGATCGGGCATATCCGCTTCTTTTGTACGCGCAAAATGATAATGGCTTTTCAAACTTAATTAAAATTTCCAGTGCTCTGCAGACAAAAGCAGAAGCCGGTCTTCCGCTTCGCTGGCTGAACGGATATGCCAAGGATCTGATTGCCGTTCTGCCAGGCCTAGATGGTGATCCTTCCGGGGAAGCACTGGCTTTTTTTAAAGAGATTTTTCAGCATTTTTATATCGGGCTTCGTGGAACGCGGGCTGAACGTTTTTTAATAGAAAAAGCAAGGGCTGACGGCATTCCGGTTGTAGCCATTGGCCATGTTCAGTATGCCGATCCAGCAGGCGCTTTTGCTTCAGCATGCCTCCAGGCCATCCGGGACAACCGGCTTATTGAACCGGAAGAAGAATTAACGGAAGCGGCGTATGCTTTTAAGTCCGAGGCTGAATGGAAGGAACTCTATCAAGATATTCCGGAAGCAATGGACAATACAGCGGTTATTGCCAAGCTCTGCAATGTAAACATAAAATTTGGCAGCAGACTTCTTCCTGCATTTCCTCTGCCAGAGGGAGAAAGTGCCGATGAACGGCTGAAAAATTTATGTATGGAAGGGCTGAGGGACCGAAGTGATTCAGCTTATATAGAGCGCCTTTCCTACGAGCTGTCTGTAATCAGCAGAATGAATTTCAGTGATTACTTTTTAATTGTTCATGATTTTGTACACTTTGCCAAAAAACAAGGAATTCTGACAGGGCCGGGCCGGGGATCCGCTGCCGGATCTCTTGTAGCCTTTGCCCTTGGTATTACCGCAGTAGATCCTATCCGCCATAATCTCTTATTTGAGCGGTTTTTAAATCCGGAGCGGATTACGATGCCGGATATTGATATTGATTTTCCAGATTATCGTCGTGATGAGGTAATCCGGTACATCGCTCAAAAATATGGTGCTGTTCACGCCGCGCAAATTGTAACGTTCGGTACATTATCAGCTAAAGCGGTGATGAGAGACACAGCCAGGGTCTTCGGTTTTGACAGCGGAGAATTATCACGGCTGTCAAAGCTTATTTCGTCGACACCAGGAACAAAGCTTTCGCAGGTTAACTTAGAGGGCTGGCGGGCGGAGTCACCTGTTCATGAACGCATTTATCAAACGGCACTCCGCCTGGAAGGACTGCCGCGCCATACCTCTACACATGCAGCGGGTATCGTGATGACTGAAAAGCCGCTCACTGACCATGTGCCCATCATGAAGGGGCATGACGAGGTGTATTTAACGCAATATCCAATGGAGCCGCTTGAGCAGCTGGGGCTTTTAAAAATAGATTTGCTGGGCTTGCGCAATTTAACAACAATCGAACGAATCATCGCTTCTATTCGAAGAAAAACCGGCCGGAGGATAGACTTATTGTCGCTTTCGCTAGATGATCATGATGTTTTCAAGCTGCTTGGAGAAGGAAAAACAGCCGGTATTTTTCAATTTGAATCTGAAGGAATGAAAAATGTTCTCACGCAGCTGCAGCCAAACCGCTTCGAAGATATGGTAGCCGTGAATGCCTTATACCGCCC from Domibacillus sp. DTU_2020_1001157_1_SI_ALB_TIR_016 encodes:
- a CDS encoding CBS domain-containing protein; this translates as MTTKHEQILQYIEELPIGEKISVRQIAKALSLSEGTAYRAIKDAETKGMVSAIERVGTIRIEQKKKENIEKLTFAEVVNIVDGQVLGGRNGLYKTLNKFVIGAMQLEAMMRYTGPGNLLIIGNRVKAHELALQAGAAVLITGGFEAGDEIKKLADELEMPVISTSYDTFTVAAMINRAIYDQLIKKEIVLVGDILTPVESSVFLQLGDTVGDWLDKNKETSHSRFPVVDEHLKVFGIVTAKDIMGSGREVGVEKVMTKHPLTVTLKTSVASAAHMMIWEGIELLPVVDEQNRLQGIVSRQDVLKAMQTAQRQPQAAETLDDTIAKQLILPDDQSGSGSYQFEVTPQMTNQLGTVSYGVFTTIVTEAANRVLRAHKRGDLVVENITIYFLKPIQMESILTVVPKVLEIGRKFGKVDVEVYNAGVLAGKAMMMCQLIDR
- a CDS encoding YtpI family protein; the encoded protein is MPNFFLVVIIVLSFMFYLFYKVQYVRSRRPMERKWLSAKSSMVLGLFVGMFGVNTLLIQQTTTAYIISAIFILYGFASMAAGFKLYRHYQPFARQEAEKMDGL
- a CDS encoding bifunctional oligoribonuclease/PAP phosphatase NrnA, whose product is MKQQIIDKIKEYDTIILHRHVRPDPDAYGSQGGLAEIIRATFPEKNVYTVGAEEQTLYFMRRLDQIEDSVYENALVIVCDTANQARICDQRFKLGKEVIKIDHHPNEDPYGDLLWVEEDAAACSQMIYELFKTSGGQLKINDEAARLLYAGIVSDTGRFLYPSTTIETMQCAGELMQYAFDRQELFNHLYEKDAHVLKLEGYILQHFVMDESGVAEVRLTKELLKQFGATQAETSLLVSILSGVKGIKAWVFFIEEEDQIRVRFRSKGPVINGLAMKHGGGGHALAAGASVYSWEEADQVLVDLKNLVAGQ
- the dnaE gene encoding DNA polymerase III subunit alpha, encoding MIQLETETAYSFRGATLTPEQIAQKTQEAGQKAVALTDWNNLHAAIPFYLACQKRGIKPIMGLKAEVEAQQESDRAYPLLLYAQNDNGFSNLIKISSALQTKAEAGLPLRWLNGYAKDLIAVLPGLDGDPSGEALAFFKEIFQHFYIGLRGTRAERFLIEKARADGIPVVAIGHVQYADPAGAFASACLQAIRDNRLIEPEEELTEAAYAFKSEAEWKELYQDIPEAMDNTAVIAKLCNVNIKFGSRLLPAFPLPEGESADERLKNLCMEGLRDRSDSAYIERLSYELSVISRMNFSDYFLIVHDFVHFAKKQGILTGPGRGSAAGSLVAFALGITAVDPIRHNLLFERFLNPERITMPDIDIDFPDYRRDEVIRYIAQKYGAVHAAQIVTFGTLSAKAVMRDTARVFGFDSGELSRLSKLISSTPGTKLSQVNLEGWRAESPVHERIYQTALRLEGLPRHTSTHAAGIVMTEKPLTDHVPIMKGHDEVYLTQYPMEPLEQLGLLKIDLLGLRNLTTIERIIASIRRKTGRRIDLLSLSLDDHDVFKLLGEGKTAGIFQFESEGMKNVLTQLQPNRFEDMVAVNALYRPGPMEQIPTYIKRRHGQESLQYPHPVLKEILEPTYGIIVYQEQIIQIAVQLAGFTPGEADLLRRAVSKKKKETLEQERKHFVSGAVQNGVDENIALFVYDLIVRFADYGFNRSHAVAYSMIAYWLAWLKVHYPAHFLAALLQSQTGNEEKMRQYAAEAAEYDLSFLAPSVNMSGYSFQAEQGGIRFGLVPIKGVGQTVAKTIIEERKESRFQDLFDFCQRVPVNIVNRKAIESLIYAGAMDEFGQDRAVLLASIDAAIEHAALIQPDEGSLFEGLGVSFHPKYADVTGLPVDIKLEKEREMLGLYVSDHPIALHRKVLAQAGAVPVIKVQASRKVITAGMIGSIREIRTKKGDKMAFSSIADETGEREMILFPEVYRKHGPFIEKGKAVLLKGAAEERNGSLQLIVQSLEPIQEGINKTMEKKQVLFIQLPEGKGESELAGWVVEELQLYPGQASVVIHYERTKETVRLGPKYKVSPKEELIEGLKKRCGTRNVVLKSFD